In one Candidatus Nomurabacteria bacterium genomic region, the following are encoded:
- a CDS encoding DUF559 domain-containing protein, producing MTFTRIYNSPEYKDRRRELRATMTAAERMVWERIRGSQLGCRFRRQHSIGDYIVDFYSPTACLVIEIDGSIHESEQQQNHDTLRTLYLKSVGHHVLRFTNKEVQENVDRIISVIRNFCP from the coding sequence ATGACTTTTACACGTATTTATAACAGCCCTGAATATAAGGACCGTAGGAGAGAGCTTAGAGCTACCATGACCGCTGCTGAACGCATGGTTTGGGAGCGTATTCGAGGATCTCAACTTGGTTGCCGCTTTCGACGTCAACATAGTATCGGTGATTATATCGTTGATTTTTATAGCCCCACTGCATGCTTGGTCATTGAAATTGATGGCTCTATTCATGAAAGCGAGCAACAGCAGAATCACGACACACTTAGAACCCTTTACCTTAAAAGCGTTGGGCATCATGTTCTAAGATTTACCAATAAAGAAGTCCAAGAGAACGTTGATCGCATTATTTCAGTTATCCGTAATTTCTGCCCATAA